The genomic region ACGGTCATTTTGATAAGGCGATGGAGAATTTGAATTCGACCGGTCTTCGAGAAACCATCGACAAGTTCGTAAGTTCCGGAAAACCTCTTTTCGGAATTTGTATAGGCTTTCAAATTCTTTTCGAATCTTCCGAAGAGATCGCTCAAGGAACGAAAAAGGAACAGATCGAAGGTTTAGGTTATATCAAAGGAAGAATCAAAAAATTCCAAGGTAAGGATTTTAAGGTTCCTCATATCGGATGGAACCGTCTTCAAATCCGTAAAAAAGATAAAAGCGTTTTGCTCAAGGGAATTCCGGATCAATCCTTCTTTTATTTTATCCATTCTTTCCGACCGACCGACGCGGAAGGAAACGCGATCACGGGACTTTGCGATTACTATCAGGAAAGATTTCCCGCGGTCGTGGAAAAAAATAATATTTTCGGGACTCAGTTCCATCCCGAAAAATCTCATACTCACGGACTTAAACTTTTGGAGAATTTCATTCATTCCGTATGATCATCATCCCCGCCATAGATTTATTGGATAACTGCGCCGTTCGTTTGTTTAAGGGAAACTACGAAGAAAAGAAAATCTATTCTTCCGAACCTTGGAAACTCGCGGAAGGTTTTGCGAAGAATGGAGCGAGTCTGCTTCATCTTGTCGACTTGAACGGAGCGAGAAACCAGCTCGGAGTCAACGAACATTCCATTCTTAAAATCAGGGAAACGACTTCCCTCAAAGTGCAGTTAGGCGGAGGAATTCGCGATAAGGAAAAGCTCGCTTATTACGATAAGATCGGAATCGATCGATTCATTCTCGGGACGGCGGCCGTAACCGATCCGGATCTTCTGAAGTTTGCGTTGGATCAGTATGGAAAAGAAAGAGTGGTCGTTGCTGTGGACGCAAGAGACGGGATCGTAAAGATCGCCGGATGGGAAAAGGATTCCGGTGTTCATTATCGGGATTTGATGGAACGTCTTGCAAAGGCGGGAATCGTTCACGTAGTTTTTACGGACATCGCGCAGGACGGTACGCTCGCAGGTCCGAACCTGAAAGCGTACGAAGAAATTCTAAATTCTTATCCCTTTCAAGTCATCGCTTCCGGCGGGATCTCCTCCTTAAAGGATCTGATGGATCTTTCCTCTCTCAAAACCAAAATCGCGCTCTACGGTGTGATTACGGGCAAGGCATTGTACGAAGGGAAACTGGATTTAGCGGAAGCGATCTCTTCCATCTGAGGAAACCGAAAATAGAATTAGATTTTTCTTTTCATTTGTAAAGGAACCATACATAAAGGTAAATCGATCTCACAGGATCGGGGATATTCATGAATCAATTATCAAAAAATAAAATATCAATCATTCTTTCCGCTTTGGGGCTGATTCTTTCTTTTTTACTCATTCAAAAATATTACGGAGATCCGAGTTCGATCGGAGAATCGCTTTGTAACGCTTTGAGCGAATCCGGCTCCTGTGATAAGGTTTCGGAAAGCGCGTATTCCGCGATTCGAAACGTTCCCGGTTTGGGAGATCTTCCGATCGCATTGTTCGGTTTCGTTTTTTACGGTTTTCTCGGTTTTCTTTTCGTTCAATCCGAAATCAAAAAGGAAACGGCCGAGAAAAATCTTAGATTGGCTTTTTATATTTTAGTTCTCGGCTTGGTAGCGGATCTCGGATTATTCTTCGTTTCCGTTGGAATCATCAAAGCGTTATGCGGTCTTTGTGCCGCGACCTACGCGGTGACGATCGCGTTGATCGCCGTGAACTTTTCCGATTTTAAATCCCTTTCCGATAAATCGTTCAAAGCCGTTCAAGGTTCGTTAAACGGACAAGTTTTGAATCTTCTGATCGTGGCCCTTTCCTTTTTCGTATTGGGTCTTTACGGCGGAAGAATCTCCACAGGCGGCGCCAGACTCGTTTCCGGTGCGGCGAGCGGGGAAAAATCCATTCCCGAACAATTAAAGGAATTTGCGACGACCCCGACGGTTCAAATCGATTTAAAAGACGTTCCGGTCGTCGGAGATCCGAACGCTCCGATCACCATCGTAAAATACGCGGACTTCAACTGCGGTCATTGTATGCATACGAGTAAGATTCTAAAATCTTTCTTAAGCGAATACGACGGGATCATCAAGGTCGCTTATAAGAATTTCCCTTTGGATGGAAATTGCAATCGTTTCGTGGGAAGAAAGTCTCCCGAAGCGAGTTCCTGTGTAGCGGCCAGCGCGGCGCTTTGCGCGAATCAACAGAATAAATTCTACCCAGTTTATACGGGACTTTACGAAGATAACGAAGCGGGCGTTATGCACACCGCCGTAACCGTAAGTCGTCTTGCGGAAAAGAACGGTTTGAAGATGGACCAGTTTCGTTCTTGTATGAGTTCGCCGAAGATCCGCGATCAGATCAATCGCGAAGTGGACGAAGCGGATAAACTCAAAATCAATTCGACTCCGACTTTGTTCATCAACAACAAGCCGCTTCCCAAGAGCGGAACGCCGGACGTGGATTTTCTCCGCCAACTGATCAATCAGCTGATCAACCAAAGCTGATTCTTATCGTCGAAGATGGAGACTGAGAAACGATTCTGCAGGAACTGCGGCACGCATATCTTAGCCGAGTCCGTTCAATGCGTTTTCTGCGGATCGTTTCAGTCTCGAGGTTCGATTCCTTTTTTTCGTTTTTTATCCGAAAGTAAATTTCTCAGAACCAAAATTCTTTATCCGGCTCTTCCCGTTGTCGGTTTATTGTTTCTCGTCGCGTATGTCTTTCTTTGGCTCGGTAAATTTTCCGTATCGATTCCGGTTTTATTCTTTTTATGGACCCTGATCTTTTCGATTTCGGGTTGGATCGGAGAATTGATCCTCGATTTGAAATTTCGCGGGGACGTGAAGGACTTTAAAGAAGGTTTTATCGAATGGCAGAAACATCTTTATAACCGTTCTCCCTATCTTTCTTATTTGGGAATGATTCTGTTTGTCGCAACTCCTTTGATTCAATGGCAGAATTCTCTTTGGTTTTCCCTTTCTTCCGCGAGCATCTGGACCTTATTGATTTCCTTTATCTCCTTAGTCATCGTTCCGTTAGTTTAGAAATTTATGAATTTCTCAAATCTAAAAAGAACATTTCGGCTTCCGGTTACGCTCAACTGGATTCTCGGCAGCGCGTTCGTATCGCTTCTTTTTTCGATCCTAAAATTTTTCGGCACGGAAGGTCTGGAGAAAGTCTCTTATCTCGAACTTTCTCTTCTTGTTGTGCTTAACGTTTCCACGGCGATCCCTCTCAACTATCAGTTGGCGAGGGGAAAATGGAATCTTCAAAGATGGATGAAGCTTTCCTTTTATTTCTGGTATGTTCCGATGCTGCTCTGCAACGCGTGGTTAACCGTACAAGTTCCGGATTTTCTAGTGGTTATGATTACGACTCTTTACGCGGGTTATCTTGCGTCGTTCGGAGTTATGGAAAGAAGATATTTCATATTCGGCGCGTTGATCTACGCGTTCGCGTTATTCGTCTTTTATTTTACGGGAATCGCCGGAACTTCTCCGATTCGTCTTTCGGATAAAACACTCGTCGTCTTTTTTATCGTTTTTGTATTCTCCGTTCTTTTGTATTTTTATTGGATGAGCGTTACTTCTGGATTTTTAAAAACTCAGACCGTGACCGTTCAAAAACTTTTGCGGGAATCCAGAAAGCACAAACGAAAACTTTCCGAGGAAAGAAAGACCATCGAAGAACTGATGGCACAATTGAATAAATCCTTTCATATCATCAAAAAGGATTTATCTACCGCAAAAAGAATTCAAAAAAGTATGCTTCCTTCGGGTTATGAAGAATATTCGGAGTTGGAAATTCGCGCTGAATACATTCCGAAAGACGAAGTAGGCGGGGATTTTTTCGACATCACGAGAACCGGTTTCGGAAGGTATCGATTGTTTTTGGCGGACGCGACCGGACACGGGGTGCAAGGAGCGCTGATTACGATGGCGATTAAGGTCGCGTATGAATTCGTGAAACAAAGCGAAAAACGTCCCGGAGAAATATTAGAAGTTTTGAATACGGATTTCATCTCGAAATTCAAATCGTTGAGTCTTTTTTATACCTGTATTCTCGTTGATCTGGATCTGAACAAGGGAGTTTTGCGGTTTTCTTCCGCGGGTCATCCCGAACAAGTTCTTCTTCACGATTCGGAGTTTCACACTCTTCAAAAAACGGGGAGAATGATCGGACTTTCTCCGGCGTCCATTTATAAGGATAAGATTTTAAAACTTTTACCGGGCGATCGGCTCTTTTTGTTTTCGGACGGATTATTCGAGGAACTCAACGGCAGGAAAGAATTTTATGGAGAAACGCGTCTCCACGATCTCTTGAAACAAAACGTGGAAAAGAACGCCCGTGAAATCGTGGATCTGATTTTGGACGATCTGCGCGTTTTTACGGATGGAAATAACTTTCAGGACGATTTGACCGTAATTTCGATTCAGATTCCGTCTTAAATTTCCGGTTCCGATTCCTCTTTTTCAAAATTAGAATTTTCATCTTCTCGATCGTTTCGTATTTTGTCCCACTATGTCGAACTCTTCCCTTTTTAAAAAGATTCTTCTTGGGCTTTTGGTCCTATTGTCCCTAACGTTCTCCCTTTTCTTGCACACGGTTTTTTTCAAACCCATCACTCTCGATTTATTCTATGAAAAGATGTTTTGGGAATCCGTCTTAGATGATCCGGAATATCTTACTTCGCTCGGAATTCTCAATCGTTTCGGATTAACGGGGCATCAAAAAAAGCTGACCGACATTTCCATCGAGAAACAAAAACGGGATTTGGAAAAAACGAAAAAGAATCTGGAAACTCTTTTGTCTTACGGAAAGGAAGGGTTGTCCGGACAAGATCTTCTATCCTTTGAAATTTTAGAATGGTCGTATCGTTTGAAAATTTCTGGAGAAAGATTCTTGTTCAATGATTATCCGGCCAATCAGTTGTTCGGAATTCAAAGTCAACTTCCCACTTTTTTAGCGACCCAACATCCGATCTCTTCGTCGCAAGACGCCGAGGATTATATCGTAAGACTCGAAGCCGTTCCCAAAAAAATCGATCAGCTCGTCGAAGGAATTTTATATCGGGATAAGAATGGAATTCTTCCTCCCGATTTTATTCTAGATCGTTTGATCGCGGAGGTTCGCGGATTTGTCGGAGTTCCGGCAAAACAAAATATTCTTTACGCCGCTTTCGAAAAAAAGATCGGAAAGATGAATTCGATGTCCGCCGATTCCAAAAATCGTTATCTGACCCGAGTCGAACAAACGATCGAGTCCGGGATCTTTCCTGCATATTCAAAATTGCTAAATCTTTTTTTGGAACAAAGAAAACATTCGGATTCAAAAGCGGGTGTTTGGAAATTACCGGACGGGGATTTATATTATTCTCTGGAGCTGAAAAAACATACGACGACCGATTTATCTGCGGAAGAAATCCATACGATCGGTTTATCCGAGGTCGCGCGGATTCAAAACGAGATGAAAACCATTTTGAAAGGCATAGGGAAGAATCAGCCGATTCCGATCGCGATGGCCGAGCTTAGAAAAGATCCGCGTTTTTTATTTCCCGATACGGAAGAGGGAAAACTCCAGGCTCTCGAAGAATATAAGAAAATTCTAAAGGACTCGGAAGAAAAAACAAAGCCTCTTTTTTTAAGAATGCCGGAAAGCAAGGTGGAAGTGGAAAGAATTCCGGTGTTTAAGGAAAAGACGGCCCCGGGCGCGTATTACGACGAACCCGCGTTAGACGGTTCAAGACCGGGAATTTTTTACGCAAATCTCCGCGATACGAAGGAGATTCCGAAGTTCGGGATGTTTACGCTAACGTATCACGAGGCGATTCCGGGACATCATTTGCAGATCGCGATCATGCAGGAACTCAAAGGTCTTCCCCGATTTAGAAATACGATTACGTTTACGGCTTACGTGGAAGGCTGGGCTTTGTATGCGGAACGATTGGCGAAGGATTATTCTTTTTTTCAAGATCCCTATTCGGATTTGGGAAGATTGCAGGCGGAACTGTTTCGGGCCGTTCGCCTCGTAGTAGATACGGGTTTGCATTACAAACGATGGAGCAGAGAACAGGCGATTTCTTATATGATGCAGAATACGGGAATGGCGCCGAAAGACGTCACTTCCGAAATCGAAAGATATATCGTTTATCCCGGTCAGGCTTGTTCGTATAAACTCGGTATGTTGAAGATTCTCGAATTGAGAGAAAAGGTTCGGGAAAAACAAAAAGACAAATTCGACATTCGGAAATTTCACTCCGTCGTTTTGGACAGCGGCTCTTTGCCGCTTACGATTTTGGAAGGCCTCGTAAACGAAGAATTGTTAAGCGACAAGAAATAAAAAAGGGAAATTCTCCCTCCCGTTTAAAGTTTCGGAGTATGATTTAAGGTTTTGTCTTTTCCGGCCGTGTAAGCCTGTTCTATGGCCGCGTGAAGATATTCTTTTGCGTGCAATACGGCTTTGGGAAGCGATTCTCCCAAGGCCAGATAAGAAGTGATCGCAGAAGAATACGTACAACCCGTTCCGTGCGGATAGAATCCGCTTACGAACGGTTTTTCGAATTTATACAAAGCCTTTCCGTCGTAAAGAATATCGAGCGCGATCTTTTCGTTTTGCAAATGACCGCCTTTTAGTAAGATCGGAACTTTAAACTTTTCGAATATTTCTTTTGCGAGATCGGGCATTTCCTCCGCTTTTCCGATTTTTCTTCCGGAGAGAATTTCCGCTTCGTCCAAATTGGGAGTGATCAAATCCGCGATCGGAATCAGCTTGAACAACAACGCTTCGATCGCCGAGTCTTGCAAAAGTTTCGCTCCGCTTGTCGCAACCATGACGGGATCGATCACGAGTGAAAAAGTTTTTTCCGATTTTTTTCGGACGGATAAAAGCGAACTCGTCTTTTCGATGATCGACGTCGAAAACAACATTCCCGTTTTGATCGCTTGAACCGGAAAATAATCTAGAACGGCTAAAATTTGTTTTTCTAAAAATTCGGCGTCGACTTCTAAGATTCCGGTGACACCGGACGGATTTTGAGAAGTAAGACATGTGATCGCGGAAGTTCCGAAAGTGTTCAACGCGGTAAAGGTTTTTAAGTCCGCTTGAATTCCCGCGCCTCCGCCCGAGTCGGACCCCGCGATTGTAAGAGTAACCGGTTTTATTTTTTCAGTCATAAACGTTTTACCAAACGAAATTGATTCGATTTAAGATAAGAAATCTTATCTTCTTTTTTTACGAGGAACCTGATTCGATATCGTATCGGGCCACCCGAATATTTTCAAGTCGATCGTTTCCGCGGAATTGAATTTGATTCCTTCGTCTTCGAGTATTTTCTTTTGAAGAATGGATCGGCCGGTATCTCCGCGAAATGAAATTTTTCCCTGACTGTTGATCACTCTTTGCCAAGGAACTTTTTGTTCCTGATCTTTCGAAAGGGCGTTTAACGCGTAACCGACGGCGCGCGCGGCCCTCGGTTTTCCGAGAAGCGCGGCGATTCTTCCGTACGAAGTTACTTTTCCTCTCGGAACTTTTTTGACGAGCGCATACACGTTTTTAAAGAATGAAATTTCGGAATTATCATCCTTCTTTTTTACGTTCTGTTTGTTTTGTTGAATTTTGGATGTTCGGGGCATGATCTATTCTTGAGCATTGGCAGACGCGGTTTTTTCGGGATCGATCGGCAGTTCGACTCGAAACAGGGTTTTGCCCGGACTCGAGTTTAAAGTAATTCTTCCTTTGTGTTTTTCAACGATCCCTTTTACGATTCCTAGACCGAGACCGGTTCCTTCACCTTGATCCTTGGTCGTAAAAAAAGGATCCCAAATTCGATCCTGAATTCTCGCGGGAATACCGGGACCGTTGTCTTCGATCTGAACAACGACGAAGTTTTCGTTTTCGGGAAAAACGGAAATTTCTATTTTACCGTTTCCTTTCATAGCCTGAACCGAGTTTTGAATCAGATTCGTCCAGACTTGATTCAACTCGTCCGGGTTGCAGATCACGGGCGGAATCTCCTTAAAATTCCGAATCACTTCGATTCCGTATTTCAACTGATTGTGAAGAATGACTAACGTTGTTTCCAAGCCTTCGATCAGATTTGCGGGAGACAACGTTTTGGATTGATCCAAGTGAGAATAGGACTTCAAGGCCTTGACGATTCGAACCACGTTGCGAATCGCATAACGTATGTTTTTGATGTTTCGGTTGATATGAGTCGCGTTTTTGAGCATCAGATAACCGCGCTCGTCGTCCTTTAGGAGAACGTTATATATGTATTTTCTTTCCTCGCCGATCTGATTCTCTATGATAAAATTGGAAAGTTCGGACGCCAAGGAAGGGGAGAAGTTCTTATCCTTCATTTCCTCTTTGAGTTCGTTTTTTAAACGGAACTTCTCTCTCGAATCAAGCTCCGAGGTTTTTTTGTCCCGAAGAAGATGAAGCAACGCGAGTTCGAAATTCTTTCTCAGCTTTCTGTTTCTCGCCAAAAGAACGATGTCGAAAATATTCTGAACCAGATAATTCATATTCTGATCCAAGTTGTCCGCGGCTCCGTTGATCACACCGGCGGGCGTGTTGATCTCGTGAGCGATTCCCGCGACCATGATCCCGAGAGAAGCCATCTTTTCGGACATGATCAACTGCGACTGAGCGCTTTCCAATTCCCGCGTTCTGATTTTAACCTTTTCCTCCAAGGTTTCGGTCAACTCGATCAGACGTTCGTAAAAGATCGCGTTGGAAAGAGCCATGACGGAAACGGAACGGATTTCGTTGAGTTTATCGATTTCAGCCGAGCCGTATTTTTTTTGATTCTTCTTTTCGCCCAACACGATCATACCCAAAAGACTTTTGTTGAGAATCAACGGAACTACGAGTTCCGCTTCGGTCTTCGTGAAAAAAATTTCGGCTGAGTTTCGGATCTTATTTAAATTCGGATTGGTTTCAAATTCCTTAAAGTTGTAGATCTTATCGTTTTCGGTGATCCAAAGAAGAAACGGATCGAAAATAAAAAATTGAATTTCTCCGGAATCCGGGAACGGAGCGAATTTTCCCATTTCCTCTTTCCAAAGAAAGATGGTAACCTTCTTTGTAGGCACGACCGTTTGGATGAACTTTAGAATTTTTTCACATACCAGTGCGGTGAGATTCGTTGCGATCAGATCGTTTTTGAACTGATCTAAGATCGAAAGATATTTTACGATTTCGCTGTTCGAGGATTGAAGGAAGGGAAAAATTCTTCCTAAGAATTTTCCGGAAATTCTTCTTAAAATTCGAATGGAAAGAATATAGACTATAAAACCTAAAACGCCGCCGGGAAGAAGAGTTAAAAGAAGTCTGTATGATTCGAAAGAAAAGAAATGGAATGACTGCAAAGTTAGCACGGAGATAAGCTGAAAACCGGCTATCAAAAAAATTAAATATACGATTGGCCCTAGGGCGTTGAGTCTTTGGGTCGACATATAAAACGCGTAAGAATCATGTTAGAGTCGGACAAATCAGTCAAAGAATTTTTTATCATTTCCCGCGTTTACGGAGCCTACTATGAAATTTATTCTCCCGAACGCGGAACGGTAAGAGCGTTTCTTCGAGGCAAACTGAGAACGATCTCCGCGGAAGAAAGACATCCTTTTGTGGTCGGCGATCAGATTCTTGCCGAACCTTCTTCGGGCCAGGACTGGGTGATCTGTGAACGATTGGAAAGAAAATCTTTCCTAACACGCAAAAGTCGGGAAGGCGATACTCAGGTTTTATGCGCGAATGCCGATCAAACTGCCGTGCTCGTATCTTTGAAATCTCCCGAAACGAAAGACGGATTTATCGATCGTTGTATGGCCGCGGTTTTTACGTCTCGAACGCAACCTTTGATCGTATTCACAAAGTTGGATTTGATTTCCAAAGAGGAAGCGGAGAATCGCCTGAAAGTGTATCGGGATTTGGGTTATCAAGTTCTCGGAATTTCCTGTACAACCGGAGAAGGGATTCCCGAATTACAAAAATATCTCGTCGGAAAAACGACGTTCCTCGTCGGAAATTCCGGCGTCGGTAAGTCTACTCTTATCAACTTATTGACTCAATCTGAGGTTCAAAAAACTTCCGGAATCAGCGTTTCCAAGGATAAAGGAAAACATACGACGACGAATTCGCTGTTACTCGTTTTGGGCGACGGGACGACCTTGATCGATTCTCCTGGAATCAAAGAATGGGGGATTCTCCATCTAAAAAAAGAGGAGATTTTGGAGAGTTTTCCCGAGCTTGCGAGTCAAAAAAAGCATTGTGAAGAATCAAATTGTTGTAAATTATCTTCTGACTGTGCGATGCTTTCGGCTTTGGAAACCGAATTTATAACTTCGGAAAGAAGGAAAAGTTTGGAATCAATGCTCGCGAGTCTTGAGAATCCACATAGAGTCACACGGAGAGATAGAATTTCAAAATGAAAGTGACCCATTCTTGTTTGGAATTTGATTCCATTGAAGACCTAATCGATTTTACAAAGGAATTCGAAACCGGTTCCATGATTCGTTTTCTTTCTCCGATCGAAGACAATTCAGGAAACGTTTTGGTAAAGGAAGAAGTCCAGGTAAAAGAATCCGCCCTGGCGCGTCTGAAGGATATCAAAGGTCAATACACTCCCAAGTTCGACGTTAAGCTAAACAAGGAACTTTTGGAACAGATTCAGAATATTCTCGCGATGAAAATCGTGAACCAACTGAAAATTTCCGACATGAAATTTTTGAAATTCATGTATGAAAACACGACTTACAATTATAAAGGAATCATCCGAAATTCTCTTCTTTCCAAAAAAACGGTTCTCGCGCTTTTAAAAGTATATATTCAAAACGTAAACTTCTTCAGATATATCAGCGAGTTGGGGCTTTTGACTTTGGGAATCGTGATGATTCCGGACACGATGAAGTTCAGACTTTTGAGAAGATACGCGTTCACCGCCGGAATTCTTATGGACATTCCTAGAATCGGAGTGGATCGATATACGAAGTTGCCTTCCGACGACTCGGAAAAAGTGGAAGTCGCAAAAAAATGTTCCGATATATTACAAAAACTTGATCTTGTAGATTTTACATACAGCGCGATCTCGAATCACATGCCTCTTGGTATGATGGACAATCCGGATAAACCGATCTCCATCGATAAAACGGGAGAAGGCGAGAATTTGGACGATAAGTTTCTCGACGATATCATTTCCGACGACGGGGAAAGCGACAGCAAAGGAGATAGTTCCCGAGAAGACGCGATTCCCGAAAAATCGTACGACTTTTTCCAAGCCCTTCTAACGGACGCATTGAAGTTGGCGCGTTACATCGCCAACGTGAGTCACAACGCGTCCGATAAGGATTACGTAATGGAAGAATTGGTATACTATATCGCATACAATACGTCCAAAAAATATTTCGACGAACTTCTCGCCAATCCGTTGGTCTCGATCTTTAAGGATTTCGAAGTAAACGTAAAGAGAATGAGAAAGATCGCCGAAGTGGAAATGAAATGTGTTTATCCGCCTTCCGCTTGGGCTTATCCGAAACCGAAATCCAGTCAGGTTCTTTGTAAGAATAAGGTCTGGGGATGTCCGAATATCGTGATGGGATGGGACATTCACGTCATTACGGCGCAGGAAGCGTTCGGCTGGGTCGGAACCAGTCTTCCGATCGACAACTATCCGAAATGTAAGTTGGAGGAAGAATTGGACGATATTATGGTCGAACCGGAAAAACCCAAGAAAAAATAAAACGAAGCGTAAACTCGGGCATTTTTTCTGGAAATTAGTTATATCTGTGGTATAACTAAATCTAAACTTTTGCAATT from Leptospira kmetyi serovar Malaysia str. Bejo-Iso9 harbors:
- the rsgA gene encoding ribosome small subunit-dependent GTPase A, whose translation is MLESDKSVKEFFIISRVYGAYYEIYSPERGTVRAFLRGKLRTISAEERHPFVVGDQILAEPSSGQDWVICERLERKSFLTRKSREGDTQVLCANADQTAVLVSLKSPETKDGFIDRCMAAVFTSRTQPLIVFTKLDLISKEEAENRLKVYRDLGYQVLGISCTTGEGIPELQKYLVGKTTFLVGNSGVGKSTLINLLTQSEVQKTSGISVSKDKGKHTTTNSLLLVLGDGTTLIDSPGIKEWGILHLKKEEILESFPELASQKKHCEESNCCKLSSDCAMLSALETEFITSERRKSLESMLASLENPHRVTRRDRISK